One Bartonella tribocorum CIP 105476 genomic window carries:
- the lnt gene encoding apolipoprotein N-acyltransferase produces the protein MRILKIMPPLKNNQAFFNNFIAFLSSVTGWKRQVWIFLCGALTSFALPPFYLTPLCFLTFPIFIVLLDSIQSSPNNKKLFFTYALSCGTFGFSYFICGLWWLCNALLTDPDSFGWAVPLAILFPPLYLSLYWFFSGFIVGLLWTKGIARFFVLAFALGLAEWLRAFLFTGFPWNTLGYTAMPTPMFMQSDAIVGLYGMNILAVLTYSLPTVLLTDEKKKTALSLCLALIFIHSGFGFYRLHTIENTAENQKRNYWVRIVQPSIQQNIKLRDNTREAMLEAHMHLSATPITGKNPEPDFIIWPEASVPYLLYDNSFVTMHIASLLKPKQWAIIGAIRASDDLSHSQTQYFNTIAVINAQGNILHTSDKLHLVPFGEYLPYQNLLKKIGLRILADNIGGYSAAHVRKTITMPNGFSYLPLICYEAIFPHEMTFKGSPPQAIINVTNDAWFGVTPGPYQHLQQAQLRAIELGIPLIRAANNGISAVIDSYGRIVVALQQNAVGIIDSEIPSSITPIGSNEYRTFSTFILFILMLLCRIGFGSTKQLK, from the coding sequence ATGAGAATCTTGAAAATAATGCCTCCCTTAAAGAATAATCAAGCATTTTTCAACAATTTTATCGCTTTTTTGTCCTCTGTTACCGGCTGGAAGAGGCAGGTGTGGATATTTCTATGTGGCGCTCTTACTTCCTTTGCACTTCCCCCCTTTTATTTAACACCTCTTTGCTTTCTTACTTTTCCTATTTTTATTGTTTTACTTGACTCGATACAGTCCTCTCCAAACAATAAAAAACTTTTTTTTACCTACGCTTTAAGCTGTGGAACCTTTGGTTTTAGTTATTTTATTTGCGGACTTTGGTGGCTTTGCAATGCTTTGTTGACAGATCCAGATTCTTTTGGTTGGGCAGTCCCACTCGCCATTTTATTTCCCCCTCTCTACCTTTCTCTTTATTGGTTTTTTTCTGGTTTCATTGTCGGCTTATTATGGACAAAAGGAATAGCACGCTTTTTTGTTTTAGCCTTTGCATTAGGATTGGCCGAGTGGTTGCGTGCGTTCTTATTCACAGGATTTCCATGGAATACTCTTGGCTATACAGCTATGCCAACCCCGATGTTCATGCAATCTGATGCCATCGTGGGACTTTACGGAATGAATATTCTTGCGGTCTTAACCTACAGTTTGCCAACAGTTTTACTCACGGATGAAAAAAAGAAAACAGCACTTTCTCTTTGCTTAGCACTTATATTCATTCATAGTGGTTTTGGATTTTATCGTCTCCATACAATAGAGAATACAGCTGAAAATCAAAAAAGAAATTATTGGGTACGTATTGTTCAACCTTCTATCCAACAAAATATAAAATTGCGCGATAATACACGAGAAGCTATGTTGGAAGCACATATGCATCTGAGTGCAACACCAATAACTGGTAAAAATCCAGAACCTGATTTTATCATATGGCCCGAAGCATCTGTTCCTTATCTTCTCTATGATAACTCATTTGTCACAATGCACATTGCCTCTCTTTTAAAACCTAAACAATGGGCTATTATCGGAGCAATACGCGCCAGTGATGATCTTTCTCACTCCCAAACACAATATTTTAATACAATTGCAGTCATTAATGCTCAAGGTAATATTTTACACACTTCCGATAAACTTCATTTGGTCCCTTTTGGTGAATATCTTCCCTATCAGAATTTATTGAAAAAAATTGGATTGCGTATTCTCGCTGATAATATTGGTGGATATAGCGCTGCACATGTGCGCAAAACTATCACCATGCCAAACGGATTTTCTTATCTGCCCTTGATTTGTTATGAGGCAATATTTCCTCATGAAATGACTTTTAAAGGTTCCCCACCTCAAGCAATCATTAATGTTACAAATGATGCATGGTTTGGTGTAACACCAGGCCCCTATCAACATCTTCAACAAGCACAGCTTCGTGCCATTGAACTGGGAATCCCCCTCATACGAGCAGCCAATAATGGAATATCAGCTGTTATTGATTCTTATGGACGAATCGTTGTAGCTCTTCAGCAAAATGCTGTGGGCATTATTGATTCAGAAATTCCATCATCCATTACTCCCATAGGAAGCAATGAATACAGAACTTTCTCTACTTTTATCTTATTCATCCTTATGCTATTGTGTCGTATTGGTTTT